In one Desulfobaculum bizertense DSM 18034 genomic region, the following are encoded:
- a CDS encoding 2-isopropylmalate synthase yields MSDRVYIFDTTLRDGEQSPGATMSENEKVRLARELEKLGVDIMEAGFPAASQGDFEAVRKIAQTVKHAQVAGLCRSMPQDIDRCWDAIKDAAHPRIHTFIATSPVHMKYKLRKSPEQVLEMAEAAVKRAASYTPNVEFSAEDASRSDWDFLVKVTETAIEAGATTINLPDTVGYAQPQEFGDMIRYVIEHAKNSHKAIFSVHCHNDLGLAVANTLSAIQAGARQAEVTISGIGERAGNAALEELVMATKTRNGYYQVETNIKTERIYPTCRLLSMIIGQPIPANKVIVGANAFAHESGIHQDGMLKNRETYEIMTPESVGREKTDIVLGKHSGRNAIKGKTSELGYSLDDDALQTVFEAVKGLADKKERIYDADIEAIILEEVYRIPDKYKLLHLSVQSSDVGVPPNAAVVMEVEGERREHAALGTGPIDAVFTTISEIVGRAPKLKRYSVNAITSGGDAQGEVTVHLEENGYSTVGRGAHRDIIAASARAYLNALNRLDKKNSEG; encoded by the coding sequence ATGTCCGATCGCGTATATATTTTTGATACCACCCTGAGAGATGGCGAGCAGTCCCCCGGCGCAACCATGAGCGAAAACGAAAAGGTTCGTCTCGCGCGCGAGCTGGAAAAGCTCGGCGTTGACATCATGGAGGCAGGTTTCCCTGCTGCCAGCCAGGGTGATTTCGAAGCCGTGCGCAAGATCGCCCAGACCGTGAAACATGCTCAGGTCGCAGGCCTGTGTCGGTCTATGCCCCAAGACATTGACCGTTGCTGGGATGCAATCAAGGACGCCGCACACCCCAGAATTCATACGTTCATCGCCACCAGCCCTGTGCATATGAAGTACAAACTTCGCAAAAGCCCGGAGCAGGTACTCGAAATGGCAGAGGCCGCAGTAAAGCGTGCCGCAAGCTACACCCCAAACGTAGAATTTTCGGCCGAGGATGCATCCCGTTCTGACTGGGACTTTCTGGTCAAGGTAACGGAAACGGCTATTGAAGCTGGGGCAACCACAATCAATCTTCCCGATACCGTGGGCTATGCACAGCCACAGGAATTCGGCGACATGATTCGCTATGTCATTGAGCATGCGAAAAACAGTCATAAGGCGATTTTTAGCGTACATTGTCACAACGATCTTGGACTGGCCGTTGCCAACACGCTTTCGGCCATTCAGGCCGGAGCCAGACAGGCAGAGGTGACAATTTCGGGCATTGGAGAGCGCGCAGGGAATGCAGCTCTCGAAGAACTGGTTATGGCAACCAAAACCCGGAACGGATACTACCAGGTTGAAACCAATATCAAAACAGAGCGCATTTACCCAACATGTAGACTGCTCTCCATGATTATTGGTCAGCCCATTCCGGCAAACAAGGTTATTGTTGGCGCAAATGCCTTTGCCCATGAGTCCGGCATCCATCAGGACGGCATGCTCAAGAACCGCGAAACGTACGAGATTATGACTCCCGAATCCGTGGGCCGCGAAAAGACTGATATCGTTCTTGGCAAACACTCCGGCCGTAATGCCATCAAGGGAAAAACTTCAGAACTTGGCTACTCTCTGGATGATGACGCTCTCCAGACTGTTTTTGAGGCTGTCAAAGGTCTCGCAGACAAGAAAGAGCGTATCTACGACGCTGATATTGAGGCAATTATCCTCGAAGAAGTGTACCGTATTCCAGACAAGTACAAGCTGCTGCACCTCTCTGTGCAGTCCAGTGATGTCGGCGTCCCCCCGAACGCCGCAGTGGTCATGGAAGTCGAAGGCGAGCGTCGCGAGCACGCAGCTCTGGGAACTGGTCCCATTGATGCCGTGTTTACCACAATTTCCGAAATTGTTGGCCGTGCTCCAAAACTCAAGCGCTACAGCGTTAACGCCATTACAAGTGGCGGCGACGCTCAGGGCGAAGTAACCGTTCACCTGGAAGAAAACGGGTACAGCACTGTTGGACGTGGTGCGCATCGCGATATCATTGCCGCAAGTGCACGAGCATACCTGAATGCTTTGAACAGACTCGATAAAAAGAACTCGGAGGGTTAA
- the leuC gene encoding 3-isopropylmalate dehydratase large subunit — MAHTLAQKILQRHTDQKIEGTGQIVQCDVSLVLANDITAPLAIKSFRAMGAEKVFDRDKVALVMDHFTPQKDIESAIQVKNTREFAEEQQITHYYEGGNCGVEHALLPELGLVGPGDIVIGADSHTCTYGGLGAFATGLGSTDVAGGMALGETWFKVPPTIRAVFEGKLPEFVGAKDLILALIGKIGVSGALYKALEFAGSTVSELSVEGRMTIANMAIEAGGKCGLFPVDEKTLAYTGARGRNDEVLVADEGAEYERVVNFDVSSMSPQVACPHLPENVHPVEDVKPVKVNQVVIGSCTNGRISDLREAAAVLKGRQVSRHTRTIVLPATPGIWKQALQEGLIETFMDAGCIVGPATCGPCLGGHMGILADGEVAVATTNRNFKGRMGSLESEVYLSNPAVAAASAVAGEIADPRKL; from the coding sequence ATGGCTCATACACTCGCACAGAAAATCCTGCAGCGACACACAGATCAGAAAATCGAAGGAACTGGGCAGATCGTCCAGTGTGACGTGTCGCTGGTTTTGGCAAACGACATCACTGCACCGCTGGCAATTAAGTCCTTTCGGGCTATGGGTGCCGAAAAGGTCTTTGATCGCGACAAGGTCGCGCTGGTCATGGACCATTTTACCCCGCAGAAAGACATTGAGTCTGCAATTCAGGTGAAGAATACCCGTGAGTTTGCAGAAGAACAGCAGATTACGCACTACTACGAAGGTGGAAACTGTGGCGTTGAGCACGCTCTTCTGCCAGAGCTTGGCCTTGTAGGTCCCGGCGACATTGTGATTGGTGCGGATTCCCATACCTGCACCTATGGCGGCCTTGGCGCATTCGCAACTGGTCTTGGTTCCACAGACGTTGCTGGTGGCATGGCCCTTGGCGAGACCTGGTTCAAGGTCCCCCCGACGATTCGGGCGGTCTTTGAAGGCAAGCTTCCTGAGTTCGTTGGTGCAAAGGATCTGATTCTTGCGCTGATTGGCAAGATTGGCGTTTCTGGTGCCTTGTACAAGGCTCTGGAATTTGCCGGAAGCACGGTTAGCGAGCTGAGTGTGGAAGGGCGGATGACCATTGCGAACATGGCTATTGAAGCTGGTGGCAAATGTGGCCTTTTCCCTGTTGACGAGAAGACTCTGGCCTACACTGGTGCCCGTGGCCGCAATGACGAGGTACTGGTTGCCGATGAAGGCGCTGAGTATGAGCGAGTCGTCAATTTTGACGTGAGCAGCATGTCTCCGCAGGTTGCCTGTCCGCATCTGCCTGAGAATGTTCATCCTGTTGAGGACGTCAAACCCGTGAAGGTGAATCAGGTCGTTATTGGCTCCTGCACCAACGGGCGCATTAGCGATTTGCGTGAAGCCGCTGCCGTACTGAAAGGGCGTCAGGTTTCCCGCCACACCCGGACTATTGTTCTGCCCGCAACGCCCGGTATCTGGAAACAGGCTTTGCAGGAGGGACTCATTGAGACCTTTATGGATGCAGGCTGCATTGTTGGTCCTGCGACCTGTGGTCCCTGTCTTGGCGGGCACATGGGCATTCTGGCTGATGGAGAAGTTGCCGTTGCAACGACCAACCGGAATTTTAAGGGCCGTATGGGAAGCCTTGAATCTGAGGTCTACCTGTCCAATCCGGCTGTTGCTGCCGCCTCTGCCGTGGCTGGTGAAATCGCTGACCCGCGCAAGCTCTAG
- a CDS encoding 3-isopropylmalate dehydratase small subunit, producing the protein MTLQGKAHKVGDHIDTDAIIPARFLVTTDEKELGAHCMEGLEAGWVDRVEENDIMVAGQNFGCGSSREHAPISILGAGMPVVIAHSFARIFYRNSFNMGLLLIELGDDVENFGDGDEVAVDLDAGTVTNVTTGKVVPFPPLPEFMREFVDKGGLIPYVREKLGK; encoded by the coding sequence ATGACCTTACAGGGTAAAGCACATAAAGTTGGCGATCACATTGATACTGACGCCATCATCCCAGCCCGTTTTTTGGTAACCACTGACGAAAAGGAACTTGGCGCACATTGCATGGAAGGCCTTGAAGCCGGGTGGGTTGACCGTGTCGAAGAAAACGACATCATGGTTGCAGGACAGAACTTCGGTTGTGGTTCTTCCCGTGAGCATGCCCCCATTTCTATCCTTGGCGCTGGTATGCCTGTTGTTATTGCGCATTCTTTTGCCCGCATTTTTTATCGCAACAGCTTCAACATGGGCCTTTTGCTCATTGAGCTTGGCGATGATGTTGAGAACTTTGGCGATGGCGACGAGGTTGCCGTTGACTTGGACGCCGGAACAGTGACCAATGTCACAACTGGGAAAGTTGTCCCGTTCCCGCCGCTTCCTGAGTTTATGCGTGAGTTCGTCGACAAGGGTGGTCTGATTCCCTACGTTCGCGAGAAGCTGGGAAAATAG
- the leuB gene encoding 3-isopropylmalate dehydrogenase: protein MKLNIVLLPGDGIGPEITKQAVAVLETVAQKFGHELHCTEHLIGGCAIDATGHPLPQDTVDACKAADAVFLGAVGGPKWDNLEVRPEVGLLGIRKALGLFANLRPAKLFPELAGACFLRPDIVQDGIDVMVVRELTGGIYFGEPQGQEVRDGLRTGYNTMVYNEDEVRRIARLAFETAMKRDKRLCSVDKANVLEVSRLWRTVVEEVATEYPEVELSHLYVDNAAMQLVRDPNQFDVIVTGNLFGDILSDEAAVITGSIGMLPSASLSSGGVGLYEPIHGSAPDIAGQDKANPLASILSMAMMLRYSFNLEDEAQVIEDAVQRVLRAGHRTGDIAAAGDSPLGGSKMGQLVVDELSN from the coding sequence ATGAAATTGAATATCGTACTTCTGCCCGGTGATGGTATCGGGCCGGAGATCACAAAGCAGGCTGTTGCCGTTCTCGAAACTGTCGCCCAGAAGTTTGGGCATGAGCTGCATTGCACTGAGCATCTCATTGGTGGTTGCGCCATTGATGCCACTGGGCATCCTCTTCCGCAGGATACAGTTGATGCCTGCAAGGCCGCAGACGCAGTCTTTCTTGGTGCCGTTGGTGGTCCCAAGTGGGATAACCTTGAAGTTCGCCCCGAAGTTGGTCTGCTTGGCATTCGCAAGGCTCTCGGCCTTTTTGCGAATCTGCGCCCAGCAAAGCTTTTCCCTGAGCTTGCCGGAGCCTGTTTCCTTCGCCCCGACATTGTTCAGGACGGCATTGACGTCATGGTCGTCCGTGAGCTGACTGGTGGCATTTATTTTGGTGAGCCGCAGGGGCAGGAAGTCCGTGATGGCTTGCGCACAGGCTACAACACGATGGTATACAACGAAGACGAGGTGCGCCGCATTGCACGTCTCGCTTTTGAAACCGCCATGAAGCGTGACAAGCGTTTGTGTTCTGTAGACAAGGCTAACGTGCTTGAGGTGTCCCGCCTTTGGCGCACCGTTGTCGAAGAAGTTGCCACCGAGTATCCCGAAGTCGAGCTGAGTCATCTCTATGTTGATAATGCAGCGATGCAGCTTGTTCGTGATCCCAATCAGTTTGACGTCATTGTGACTGGCAACTTGTTTGGCGACATTCTTTCCGATGAGGCTGCGGTTATCACGGGGTCCATCGGTATGCTTCCTTCTGCCTCTTTGAGTAGTGGTGGTGTCGGGCTGTATGAGCCTATTCATGGTTCCGCCCCGGACATTGCCGGTCAGGACAAAGCTAATCCTTTGGCGTCCATTCTTTCTATGGCTATGATGCTTCGTTATTCCTTCAATCTTGAGGATGAAGCTCAGGTCATTGAGGATGCTGTACAGCGTGTCTTACGCGCCGGGCATCGCACTGGCGACATTGCTGCTGCCGGGGATTCCCCCCTCGGTGGAAGCAAAATGGGTCAGCTCGTTGTTGATGAGTTGAGTAACTAG
- a CDS encoding GntR family transcriptional regulator translates to MKKNCFYTIVLEHILSLISTGELMPGDKLPSERALCSALDQNRNTVRHALLLLQREGKIFRLERKGWYLTPTRLVYNPANHINFARLAESQGRKAHWTTIDNGIVHASNLTDTGGDEGFPSGTPVYEMDNVFSLDGLKVACVKNYIHAERLPGIIPKTAHTGMTQVAEEQYSTPLIQRRLLIRPLLLPKFVTTELSITPGSPGVYVRRIKTDSNSVVLTVEHEYWRFDAIELRVDQ, encoded by the coding sequence ATGAAAAAAAATTGCTTCTACACCATTGTGCTCGAACACATTCTCTCCCTTATCTCCACAGGGGAACTCATGCCCGGAGACAAGCTCCCCTCCGAACGCGCCCTCTGTTCCGCCCTCGACCAGAACCGAAATACGGTCCGCCATGCCCTGCTCCTCCTCCAGCGTGAAGGAAAAATCTTTCGGCTCGAACGCAAAGGCTGGTATCTCACTCCGACCCGACTCGTGTACAACCCTGCAAACCATATCAACTTTGCCCGACTCGCTGAATCTCAGGGACGTAAGGCACACTGGACCACCATCGACAACGGTATCGTTCACGCTTCCAATCTTACAGACACAGGCGGTGACGAAGGCTTCCCCAGCGGCACTCCTGTTTATGAAATGGACAACGTGTTCTCGCTCGATGGCCTCAAGGTCGCCTGCGTTAAAAACTACATCCATGCAGAACGACTCCCCGGTATCATCCCCAAAACCGCTCACACAGGCATGACTCAGGTCGCCGAAGAGCAGTACAGCACGCCCCTGATTCAGCGCCGACTCCTCATTCGCCCCCTCCTCCTCCCTAAATTCGTCACCACCGAACTCAGCATCACCCCCGGCTCCCCCGGCGTCTACGTCCGGCGCATTAAAACCGACAGCAACTCCGTCGTCCTCACCGTCGAACACGAGTACTGGCGATTTGACGCTATCGAACTCCGTGTCGATCAATAA
- a CDS encoding amino acid ABC transporter substrate-binding protein — MVRFRLTLVGLLVLAMASFAQAGTLQDVQKDGFLKCGTHIENPGFSSLDSNGKRIGFDVDFCRAVAAAVNVSEIKFVPLTSKERLPALQSGEIDLLSRTTSLTMSRDTKLGFDFPAVTLYDGQGMMVRKSLGIKSARELDGAAIALQTGSTTELNITDFFRRNNMNFTPVVFDKQPDVRKAYDTGRCDVHTTDISGLAAQRSLMKNPDEHIILPEVISKEPLGPVVRHGDNQWADVVRWTVWLTVGAEEKGIDSKNVDEFYANSKDPEVQRMLGKTGSLWKDLGLDQGAPVRVLKAVGNYGEIFERNLGKSTPLRLDRGLNALWTKGGLMYAPPFR, encoded by the coding sequence ATGGTTCGTTTTCGACTGACTCTTGTCGGACTTTTAGTTCTTGCTATGGCCTCGTTTGCACAGGCGGGCACCTTGCAGGACGTGCAGAAGGACGGCTTCCTGAAATGTGGCACGCACATTGAAAATCCTGGATTCTCTTCTTTGGATAGCAATGGCAAACGCATTGGTTTTGACGTTGATTTTTGCCGTGCAGTGGCGGCTGCTGTCAATGTTTCTGAGATCAAATTTGTTCCGCTGACATCCAAGGAGCGCCTGCCAGCCCTCCAGTCCGGTGAGATTGATCTTCTTTCCCGTACCACGTCTCTGACCATGAGCCGCGACACCAAGCTGGGTTTTGATTTCCCGGCCGTGACCCTCTACGACGGTCAGGGCATGATGGTGCGTAAGTCTCTTGGCATCAAGAGCGCAAGGGAGCTGGATGGCGCTGCAATCGCACTCCAGACTGGTTCCACAACTGAGCTGAATATCACTGACTTTTTCCGCAGAAACAACATGAACTTTACTCCTGTTGTTTTTGACAAGCAGCCTGACGTCCGCAAGGCCTACGACACTGGCCGTTGCGACGTGCACACCACCGACATTTCCGGTCTGGCTGCTCAGCGTTCTCTCATGAAGAACCCTGATGAGCACATCATTCTTCCCGAAGTCATCTCCAAGGAGCCTCTGGGTCCTGTTGTCCGCCACGGCGACAACCAGTGGGCTGACGTTGTGCGCTGGACTGTCTGGCTGACAGTTGGTGCAGAAGAGAAGGGCATCGACTCCAAGAATGTTGATGAATTCTACGCAAACAGCAAGGACCCCGAAGTTCAGCGTATGCTGGGCAAGACAGGTTCCCTGTGGAAGGACCTTGGTCTTGACCAGGGCGCACCTGTCCGCGTGCTGAAGGCAGTTGGTAACTACGGTGAAATCTTTGAGCGCAACCTTGGCAAGAGCACACCTCTTCGCCTCGACCGTGGCCTCAATGCACTGTGGACCAAGGGCGGCCTGATGTACGCTCCGCCGTTCCGCTAG
- a CDS encoding amino acid ABC transporter permease has product MSQKKTPNEKVPFWRSQEGRAWTFQIFLLAAFVWLGVTLYHNTLVNLETRGISSGFGFLKNEAGFRIGEVTGVLLPKGGVLWFVLSLAAGLGISRWISRRIKKDTKKEPLRTKWLALCLLFSIGLPLLTLYLVHDSIEIAHYTESSSYLLALATGLANTLKVTLIGCVASTFLGLFIALGRLSPNWLLSNLCRWYVELNRNLPMLLQLFFWYFIVLQELPGVRQSLDLGGWLILNKRGLYLPAFVPQQGAWLFCAALVIALCGVWLLFRRSRRLRDERGIPGKCFWPSVGLLVGLPALAWIIAGTPFSLDFPVLKGFNYRGGTGLTPEFTALVVGLTVYVSAFNAEIMRSGIEAVSKGQREAARALAMREGQVMRLVILPQAMRIIVPPLTSEYLAIAKNSSLAVAIGYPEFVSIGGTILNQSGQAVEIVGIWMGVYLCISLCISLGMNIYNSKVALVER; this is encoded by the coding sequence ATGTCCCAAAAAAAGACCCCCAATGAAAAGGTCCCGTTCTGGCGAAGTCAGGAGGGAAGGGCCTGGACATTTCAGATTTTTCTGCTGGCTGCCTTTGTGTGGCTTGGCGTAACTCTCTACCACAATACCCTTGTGAATCTGGAAACCCGAGGCATTAGCTCTGGGTTTGGCTTTCTGAAAAATGAAGCAGGATTCAGAATTGGCGAAGTGACTGGCGTTCTTCTGCCAAAGGGCGGGGTGCTGTGGTTTGTGCTGAGCCTTGCCGCTGGGCTTGGCATTTCGCGGTGGATTTCACGCCGCATCAAGAAAGATACGAAAAAGGAGCCGCTGAGAACAAAGTGGCTCGCACTGTGTTTGCTGTTCAGCATTGGCTTGCCCCTGCTGACTTTGTACCTCGTGCACGACAGCATTGAGATTGCGCACTACACGGAATCTTCCAGCTACCTGCTGGCGTTGGCAACGGGTCTGGCAAACACACTCAAAGTCACACTCATTGGTTGTGTGGCGTCAACCTTTCTGGGGTTATTCATTGCTCTTGGTCGCCTGTCTCCTAACTGGCTCCTGAGCAACCTGTGCCGCTGGTACGTTGAGCTGAACAGAAACTTGCCTATGCTGCTTCAGCTCTTTTTCTGGTACTTCATTGTGTTGCAGGAACTCCCCGGCGTTCGGCAGTCCCTTGACTTGGGCGGATGGCTTATCCTGAACAAGCGCGGTCTGTATTTGCCCGCATTTGTTCCTCAGCAGGGTGCTTGGCTGTTCTGTGCTGCGCTGGTTATTGCCCTGTGTGGTGTGTGGCTGCTTTTCCGCAGATCCCGCCGCCTGCGTGACGAAAGGGGCATTCCCGGAAAGTGTTTTTGGCCCTCCGTGGGCCTGCTGGTGGGGCTTCCGGCTTTGGCGTGGATCATTGCCGGAACCCCATTCTCTCTCGATTTTCCTGTACTCAAGGGCTTTAACTATCGCGGTGGAACTGGATTGACTCCAGAATTTACTGCGCTGGTTGTTGGCCTGACTGTGTATGTTTCTGCATTTAATGCCGAGATTATGCGCTCCGGCATTGAGGCTGTGTCCAAAGGTCAGCGTGAAGCCGCTCGCGCGCTGGCAATGCGGGAAGGTCAGGTTATGCGTCTGGTCATTCTGCCTCAGGCCATGCGTATCATTGTTCCCCCGCTGACAAGCGAATACCTCGCCATTGCCAAAAACAGCTCTCTTGCTGTCGCCATTGGCTACCCTGAATTCGTGAGTATTGGTGGCACGATTTTGAATCAGTCTGGTCAGGCTGTGGAAATCGTGGGCATCTGGATGGGCGTCTACCTGTGTATCTCACTGTGTATTTCGCTCGGCATGAATATCTATAACAGCAAAGTTGCGCTGGTGGAGAGGTAG
- a CDS encoding amino acid ABC transporter permease, producing MAEHIPDRQPPVTQVGVIGWVRKNLLYPWYNAVLTVASCWVIWSFLKPFLNWAVVNATVTLDPAVAKQHSGAAWGFIRDMWPVFLTGVYPAEERWRPLIALCIVVVLVCLTLVHSFRRTKWIRAVWLLSPLAVFALVHGGMGTGLSVVGSHYWGGLMLTIMLSIVAMIAAFPISVLLALGRTSNMPIAKPFCVAYIEIIRGVPLITILFMASVVLPLFMPAGMELDKVLRAMVGITMFFSAYLAENIRGGLQGIGKGQYEAADALGMGYWKKTLIVILPQALRIVIPPMVNNFIGILKDTSLVGIVGLVDLLQIAFATTSNPKWFGRLEEAYVFIAFWYWILCYALSSYSRHLERKMPSANK from the coding sequence ATGGCAGAACATATTCCTGATAGACAGCCGCCGGTAACTCAGGTTGGCGTTATTGGCTGGGTGCGAAAAAATCTTTTGTACCCGTGGTATAACGCTGTACTCACCGTGGCGTCCTGCTGGGTGATCTGGTCGTTTTTGAAGCCATTTTTGAACTGGGCTGTGGTGAACGCCACCGTGACTCTGGACCCGGCTGTTGCCAAACAGCACAGCGGCGCAGCATGGGGCTTTATCCGCGACATGTGGCCTGTGTTCCTGACTGGTGTGTATCCGGCCGAGGAGCGTTGGCGTCCCTTGATTGCCCTGTGTATTGTCGTCGTTCTGGTCTGCCTGACGCTGGTGCACTCTTTCCGCCGGACCAAATGGATTCGCGCTGTCTGGCTGCTGTCGCCTCTTGCTGTCTTTGCTTTGGTGCATGGCGGCATGGGCACAGGTCTTTCCGTTGTCGGTTCGCACTACTGGGGTGGCCTGATGTTGACCATCATGCTCTCCATTGTGGCCATGATTGCTGCATTTCCAATCAGTGTGCTTCTGGCCCTTGGCAGAACCTCAAACATGCCTATCGCAAAGCCGTTTTGTGTGGCCTACATCGAAATTATTCGTGGTGTGCCGCTGATTACGATTCTGTTTATGGCTTCTGTTGTTTTGCCGCTGTTTATGCCCGCTGGCATGGAGCTGGACAAGGTGCTCCGTGCGATGGTCGGTATCACCATGTTCTTCTCGGCGTATCTGGCTGAGAATATCCGTGGTGGTCTGCAGGGTATCGGCAAAGGTCAGTACGAGGCTGCTGATGCGCTGGGTATGGGCTACTGGAAAAAAACGCTCATCGTTATTTTGCCTCAGGCCCTGCGTATCGTGATTCCGCCAATGGTGAACAATTTTATCGGCATTTTGAAAGATACCTCACTGGTTGGCATTGTTGGTCTTGTTGACCTCTTGCAGATTGCCTTTGCAACGACTTCTAATCCCAAGTGGTTTGGACGTCTTGAAGAGGCTTATGTGTTTATTGCCTTCTGGTACTGGATTTTGTGTTACGCACTGTCCAGCTACAGCCGACATCTTGAACGAAAAATGCCTTCTGCCAACAAGTAG
- a CDS encoding amino acid ABC transporter ATP-binding protein — MTCTHTHTATHLGDRPVVIDVAGLNKWYDQFHVLKDVNLQVKEREIVVVCGPSGSGKSTLIRTMNRLEEHQEGTITVDGTVLTNDVKHIEQIRREVGMVFQQFNLFPHMTILENVISGPVHVRNMPRKQAEEIAYNYLERVGIGAQAHKFPGQLSGGQQQRVAIARALAMQPKIMLFDEPTSALDPEMIKEVLDVMRELAEQGMTMICVTHEMGFAREVADTMVFMDHGQIVEYAPVKEFFTNPREERSRVFLEQILNH; from the coding sequence ATGACGTGTACACATACACACACTGCCACTCATCTGGGCGATCGCCCCGTAGTCATCGACGTGGCAGGACTGAATAAATGGTATGATCAGTTTCATGTCCTGAAGGACGTGAATCTTCAGGTGAAAGAACGGGAAATCGTGGTTGTCTGTGGCCCTTCTGGCTCTGGCAAGTCGACCCTCATCAGAACGATGAACCGACTGGAAGAGCATCAGGAAGGCACGATTACTGTTGACGGCACTGTGCTGACCAACGACGTAAAGCACATTGAGCAGATTCGTCGCGAAGTCGGTATGGTTTTTCAGCAGTTCAACCTGTTCCCGCACATGACCATTCTTGAAAACGTTATCTCCGGTCCCGTGCATGTGCGCAACATGCCGCGCAAGCAGGCCGAAGAAATTGCATACAACTACCTTGAGCGTGTCGGTATTGGCGCTCAGGCCCACAAGTTCCCGGGCCAGCTCTCTGGTGGTCAGCAGCAGCGTGTCGCCATTGCCCGTGCTTTGGCCATGCAGCCGAAGATTATGCTCTTTGACGAGCCAACTTCTGCGCTTGACCCAGAGATGATTAAGGAAGTTTTGGACGTCATGCGCGAGCTTGCAGAGCAGGGCATGACAATGATTTGCGTGACGCACGAAATGGGATTTGCCCGCGAAGTGGCTGACACTATGGTCTTTATGGACCACGGACAGATTGTCGAATATGCGCCAGTTAAGGAATTTTTCACGAACCCGCGCGAAGAGCGTAGCCGTGTCTTCCTTGAGCAGATTCTCAATCACTAG
- a CDS encoding glycerophosphodiester phosphodiesterase has product MKPLSLIHEKPLVWGHRGGRSLAAENTLKALRMAHEAGADGWETDVQLTKDGELIILHDLNLLRSTNASCHPLFKDNAPQVPWRFTLGEIKELSADVFPRRFCGKPHEGRQWERCGHELDPEYSVPTLQEALSLSRELGMWVNIEIKDLSHDVPRSLAKDVVSKVLATVSALNMDEQVIISSFNHDYVRECKARAKHVLTGALTPHAFAGDPVEMLHAALADAWHPGFRGLNAQNVAAVREAGFAINPYTVNELNDMQQLTAWGVTGLVTDFPQRACAWLSD; this is encoded by the coding sequence ATGAAGCCGCTTTCACTTATTCACGAGAAGCCCCTTGTCTGGGGGCATCGTGGCGGGCGTTCTCTCGCTGCGGAAAATACTCTCAAAGCTCTGCGCATGGCCCATGAAGCCGGTGCAGATGGATGGGAAACAGACGTGCAGCTGACCAAAGATGGTGAGCTGATTATTCTTCATGATTTAAACCTGTTGCGCTCAACAAATGCAAGCTGCCATCCCCTGTTTAAGGACAATGCTCCGCAGGTGCCGTGGCGCTTTACCCTTGGTGAAATCAAGGAGCTGAGTGCAGACGTTTTTCCGCGTCGCTTTTGTGGCAAGCCACATGAAGGTCGGCAGTGGGAGCGTTGTGGGCATGAGCTTGACCCTGAGTACTCCGTTCCAACCTTACAGGAAGCGTTGTCGCTTTCTCGTGAGCTTGGGATGTGGGTGAACATCGAGATCAAAGACCTTTCTCATGACGTCCCCCGCAGCCTTGCCAAGGATGTGGTTAGCAAGGTCCTCGCGACTGTCTCTGCACTCAATATGGACGAGCAGGTTATTATTTCTTCATTCAATCATGATTATGTGCGCGAGTGTAAGGCGAGAGCCAAGCACGTGCTGACGGGAGCACTGACCCCGCATGCGTTTGCTGGAGACCCCGTCGAGATGCTTCATGCGGCTTTGGCCGATGCATGGCATCCCGGCTTTCGGGGACTCAATGCGCAGAATGTCGCCGCCGTTCGTGAAGCTGGGTTTGCCATCAACCCCTACACGGTTAACGAATTGAACGACATGCAGCAGCTTACCGCATGGGGCGTCACTGGTTTAGTCACCGACTTCCCGCAGCGCGCATGTGCGTGGCTGTCTGATTAA